From the Streptomyces sp. Sge12 genome, the window CGTCTCGGCGGCCTACGGGACCATGGTCTACCTCGTCTCCGTCGCCGGCGGGTGGCTCGCCGACCGCATCCTCGGTTCGTACCGGGCCGTGCTCTGGGGCGGCATCCTGATCGCCTGCGGCCACTACGCCATGGCGGTGCCGACGGCCGCCATGACCTGGGTCGGACTCGGCCTGATCAGCGCGGGAACCGGCCTGCTCAAGCCGAACGTGGCCACCATGGTCGGCAAGCTCTACCGGACGGACGACGACCGCCGCGACGCCGGCTTCGCCCTCTACTACATGGCCATCAACATCGGCGCCTTCGCCGGACCGCTGGTCACCGGCTGGCTCGGCGAGCACCAGGGCTGGCACTGGGGCTTCTCCGCCGCCGCCATCGGCATGACCGCGGGCCTGGTCCAGTACGTCCTGGGCCGCCGCCATCTGGCCGGACGCAAGCACTCCGCCGAGTACGCCCTCGCCCCCGACGCCATGCGCCGCACCGTGTGGCGGATCGTCGGCGGCTGCCTCGCCTTCGGCGCGATCGCCACCCTTCTGGCGGTCACCGGCCTGCTGACCATGGACCGCTTCGTCGACCTGCTCACCCTCGTCTCGGTGATCGCCCCGATCGTCTACTTCGTGGTGATGTTCCGCAGCCCGCGGGTGACGCCCGAGGAGCGCGGGCGGCTGCGCCCGTACGTGGTCCTCTTCCTGGCCTCGGTCGCCTTCAACTTCATCCTCTTCCAGGCCTACTCGACGATGATGCTGCTGGCCTCCACCAACGCCGAGAGCGCGATCCTCGGCTTCGACTTCCCGTCGAGCTGGTACGCCTCCGCGCTCGGCGCCTTCGAGGTGGCGCTGGCCCCGGTCGTCGCCGCGCTGTGGGCCCGGATGGGCCACCGCCAGCCGCACGCCTCCAACAAGATCGCCATCGGGGTGATCCTGGGCGGCCTGTCCTTCCTGCTGATGGTGATCCCGACCTCCGGGCACAGCGGGGACGCCTACAGGATGGCCGCCTGGTGGATCGTCGGCTCCTACCTGCTGCTCGGCCTCGGCGACGTCCTGCTGGAGACCTCGGGCATGTCGGCCACCAGCAAGCTCGCCCCGCGCGCCTTCGGCAGCCAGACGATGGCGCTCTGGTTCCTCTCGCTCGCGCTGGCCAACGGCATCCAGGCCCAGGTCGTCAAGGTCTACGGCCAGGTGCCGAACCCCGTGTACTTCGGCCTCAACGGCGCCGTCGCGGTGGCTGTGGGCGTGGCCGTGATGGCGATGGCGCCGTGGCTGCGGCGCACGATGCACCCCGTCCACTGAGGCCGGGTCCGAGGAAAACGTCCGAGGGATACGTCCGAGGCGATTGGCGGCCGAGACCAGATGATCATCCGTACCGACTTCCCTTACGGCACCACCCACGAGGATGTCCGGATCCCGCTCCCCGACGGCGTGGAGCTCTACGCGCGGATCTGGCGCCCGGTGACGGACGAGCCCGTCCCGGCGCTGCTGGAGTACCTCCCGTACCGCCTCACCGACTGGACCGCTCCGCGCGACCGGCAGCGCCACCCCTGGTACGCCGGGCACGGCTACGCCTCGGTACGGGTGGACGTGCGCGGGCACGGCTGCAGCGGCGGCCGGCCCGGCGACGAGTACGACGCCCGGGAGCTGGCCGACGGGGTCGCGGTGGTGGAGTGGCTGGCGGCGCAGCCGTGGTGCACGGGCGCGGTGGGCATGTTCGGGATCTCGTGGGGCGGGTTCAACTCGCTCCAGATCGCCGCCCTGGCTCCCGAACCGCTGAAGGCGGTCGTCACCGTCTGCTCGACGGACGACCGGTACGACAACGACGTCCACTACATGGGCGGCTCGGTGCTCGCCGTGGACATGCACGCGTGGGCGGCGACGATGCTGGCCTTCGCCTCGCGGCCGCCGGACCCGCAGTTCGTCGGCGACGGCTGGCGGCGGCAGTGGCTGGACCGGCTGGAGGCGGTGGAGCCCCTCGTCCACACCTGGCTCTCGCACCAGACCCGCGACGACTACTGGCGCCACGGCAGCGTCTGCGAGGACTACGCGGCGATCCGCGCGGCCGTGCTCGCGGTCGGCGGCTGGCACGACCCGTACCGGGACACGGTGCTGCGGCTGGTCGAACACCTGCCGCCGGCCCGGGTACGGGGCCTGATCGGCCCCTGGTCGCACCAGTACCCGGACCGCGGGCTGCCGCCGGGGCCCGCCATCGGCTTCCTCCAGGAGACCCTGCGCTGGTGGGACCACTGGCTGAAGGGCGTGGACAACGACGTGATGGAGGAGCCGCTGCTGCGCACCTGGATCAGCGACTCGCACCCGCCGGCGACGGTGTACGAGGAGCTCCCGGGCCGCTGGGTCGGCGAGAGGGCCTGGCCCTCGGCGTCGGTGATC encodes:
- a CDS encoding peptide MFS transporter; amino-acid sequence: MPRTTTDRDEPADPEADQPPPRDDHAFLGHPRGLATLSGLEVWERFSFLGMQAILVLYFADTVANGGLGMAPGTAASVSAAYGTMVYLVSVAGGWLADRILGSYRAVLWGGILIACGHYAMAVPTAAMTWVGLGLISAGTGLLKPNVATMVGKLYRTDDDRRDAGFALYYMAINIGAFAGPLVTGWLGEHQGWHWGFSAAAIGMTAGLVQYVLGRRHLAGRKHSAEYALAPDAMRRTVWRIVGGCLAFGAIATLLAVTGLLTMDRFVDLLTLVSVIAPIVYFVVMFRSPRVTPEERGRLRPYVVLFLASVAFNFILFQAYSTMMLLASTNAESAILGFDFPSSWYASALGAFEVALAPVVAALWARMGHRQPHASNKIAIGVILGGLSFLLMVIPTSGHSGDAYRMAAWWIVGSYLLLGLGDVLLETSGMSATSKLAPRAFGSQTMALWFLSLALANGIQAQVVKVYGQVPNPVYFGLNGAVAVAVGVAVMAMAPWLRRTMHPVH
- a CDS encoding CocE/NonD family hydrolase, with the protein product MIIRTDFPYGTTHEDVRIPLPDGVELYARIWRPVTDEPVPALLEYLPYRLTDWTAPRDRQRHPWYAGHGYASVRVDVRGHGCSGGRPGDEYDARELADGVAVVEWLAAQPWCTGAVGMFGISWGGFNSLQIAALAPEPLKAVVTVCSTDDRYDNDVHYMGGSVLAVDMHAWAATMLAFASRPPDPQFVGDGWRRQWLDRLEAVEPLVHTWLSHQTRDDYWRHGSVCEDYAAIRAAVLAVGGWHDPYRDTVLRLVEHLPPARVRGLIGPWSHQYPDRGLPPGPAIGFLQETLRWWDHWLKGVDNDVMEEPLLRTWISDSHPPATVYEELPGRWVGERAWPSASVIPVPYVFQGAPVDVASPQHTGLDAGRFFPFGNDADLPPDQREEDAKSACFEFPVGREEPVEILGRPSVTLRLRLDVPYGQVVARLCDVAPDGSSTLVTRGALNLSARRGRDRAVPWPVGSYEDVTFELNGIGHAFAPGHRIRLAVSSAYWPWIWPRAGSEAGWTLDPAGSALTLPVRAASAADGGIVFEAPEQSEPLGVVFPETLDEPRPERLVVRDVARGTWRLEVDPRYGGTRVYPDGLEYAEDAEEVYEIQDADALSARTLSRWRIRLHRPELGWDARVETRSEIRCDEGGFLTSNEVVCRDGDEVVFHRTWERRLPRAAG